Proteins found in one Quercus robur chromosome 2, dhQueRobu3.1, whole genome shotgun sequence genomic segment:
- the LOC126710271 gene encoding SUMO-conjugating enzyme SCE1-like, which produces MSGGIARGRLAEERKAWRKNHPHGFVAKPETCTDGSVNLMVWQCIIPGKPGTDWDGGFFPLTLHFSEDYPSKPPKCKFPQGFFHPNVYPSGTVCLSILNEDSGWRPAITVKQILVGIQDLLDQPNPADPAQTDGYQLFIQEPTEYRRRVRQQAKQYPPLV; this is translated from the exons atgtccGGAGGAATCGCGCGTGGCCGTCTCGCTGAGGAACGAAAAGCCTGGCGTAAGAATCACCCTCAT ggTTTTGTGGCTAAGCCCGAGACCTGTACTGATGGCTCCGTCAATTTGATGGTCTGGCAGTGCATCATTCCTGGCAAACCTGGG ACTGATTGGGATGGTGGCTTCTTTCCACTTACGCTCCACTTCAGTGAGGATTACCCTAGCAAACCCCCAAAGTGCAAGTTCCCTCAAGGTTTCTTCCACCCAAATGTCTACCCCTCAGGGACAGTGTGTTTGTCAATCCTCAATGAGGACAGT GGGTGGAGACCAGCCATTACTGTAAAACAAATTCTAGTTGGCATTCAGGACTTGCTAGACCAACCCAACCCTGCTGATCCAGCACAAACTGATGGCTACCAGCTCTTTATTCAG GAACCAACTGAGTACAGGAGAAGGGTGCGGCAGCAGGCCAAGCAGTATCCCCCTCTCGTTTAG
- the LOC126710281 gene encoding uncharacterized protein LOC126710281 gives MLGWIQVTVVALSIVVLTSLLVLLVWRWCRCRQRKEVVETLGVPSFRATGIGNNVSRASVHHQPDNSEARRRGNHVFQRGVSVKPLFSWGDNPSLITDAVENGWSQFAFMDNNTSTRSTSLLGLCAVGDQRNETEAEISWEVCPGSVEYMQKIRFNSGLKRVSLSQPSTTATTVIRTALPLPGPSLGNNIAFPQEAYFEITILFSHGDDKESVGKAKEGEKTKLIQENLNGKANYSESLVHVTSSSHRVNKFEELKVDIEESGKGGEAVKLSLGLTAGGSLPSKLPGSYPGSIGFNSNGSVYLEGIKLVFESEEAEWGRTDKVIGCGFHPKQKKVFFTVDSELVHVVHCKSEEFGTPLYPILAANTDILVLVNMGQSVFKYGPANAQRTPNPCFIQPPLNSPASGIDYEDSTDLFSMKFDSNYFNSYTIRGSQNGTSRHTKDSDHEGEVELFEIVLEESGRPSDAMQ, from the exons ATGCTTGGATGGATACAAGTTACAGTGGTGGCTTTGTCCATCGTAGTTCTTACTTCCCTTCTTGTTCTTTTGGTTTGGAGGTGGTGTCGTTGCAGACAACGTAAAGAAGTTGTAGAAACGTTAGGCGTTCCGAGTTTTCGAGCAACTGGGATTGGGAATAATGTTTCAAGAGCTAGTGTTCATCATCAACCTGATAATTCAGAAGCTAGAAGAAGAGGGAATCATGTTTTTCAACGTGGGGTTTCGGTGAAACCTTTGTTCAGTTGGGGTGATAATCCATCACTCATTACCGATGCTGTTGAGAATGGATGGTCTCAATTTGCTTTCATGGACAACAACACATCAACAAGATCAACATCACTGCTGGGTTTATGCGCTGTTGGTGATCAAAGGAATGAAACTGAGGCTGAAATAAGCTGGGAAGTTTGTCCAGGATCAGTGGAATACATGCAAAAGATAAGGTTCAATTCAGGGTTAAAGAGAGTGAGTCTAAGCCAACCTTCCACAACTGCTACAACTGTAATTAGAACAGCTTTGCCTTTACCAGGTCCTTCTTTGGGAAATAATATTGCTTTTCCTCAAGAAGCTTATTTTGAAATCACAATTTTGTTTTCTCATGGCGATGACAAAGAATCGGTAGGCAAGGCTAAAGAAGGTGAGAAGACTAAACTTATACAAGAGAATTTGAATGGAAAAGCTAATTATTCAGAATCTTTAGTCCATGTTACAAGCAGTAGTCATAGAGTTAACAAGTTTGAAGAGTTGAAGGTTGACATTGAAGAAAGTGGTAAAGGTGGCGAAGCAGTGAAGCTGTCTTTGGGGCTCACTGCAGGAGGCTCTCTTCCATCAAAACTTCCAGGCAGCTATCCAGGAAGCATTGGATTCAACTCCAATGGTTCTGTCTATCTTGAAG GAATCAAACTTGTGTTCGAATCCGAAGAAGCAGAATGGGGAAGAACAGATAAGGTGATTGGTTGTGGGTTTCATCCTAAGCAGAAGAAGGTGTTTTTCACAGTAGATTCAGAGCTGGTCCATGTAGTCCATTGCAAGTCTGAGGAATTTGGGACTCCATTATATCCAATTCTAGCAGCAAACACTGACATTTTGGTTCTGGTTAATATGGGCCAAAGTGTCTTCAAATATGGGCCTGCAAATGCACAGAGGACACCAAATCCTTGCTTCATTCAACCTCCTCTAAATTCTCCAGCTAGTGGCATAGACTATGAAGATAGCACAGATCTTTTCTCAATGAAATTTGACTCAAATTACTTTAATTCATACACAATCAGAGGCAGTCAAAATGGAACTAGTAGACATACAAAAGATTCTGACCATGAGGGTGAAGTTGAACTTTTTGAGATTGTCTTAGAAGAAAGTGGAAGACCCTCAGATGCAATGCAGTGA